A segment of the Desulfitobacterium dehalogenans ATCC 51507 genome:
TTTTCTTCCTTTCTTTCTGAGAATAAGCATATATGTTGAGGTTTTGATTATAGCATAGATTTTGGAGAGGGCGTTCGTGCCTATGGGTGGCACCGACAGTGGGTGACAGTCTTGTCCAGGTCGTGTAGCTTTACGCACAACGCACCTTCGGGCGTGATCTCCTGAAACCCTCCACTGGAGGCTTTCTTCATCGGAGCTCACGTTCTCCATAGCTCCAGGGCTGGTCAACTCGCTTTCTTAACAGCTACGCCAAACCTCAGGGTAATACCTGATGTGAACCGTGGCTCCGCTATATTAAGAAAGCCTCGTTAACCCGAACGCCCTCCGCTAAATCCGTTCGCTCTTGTGCGCAAAGCTACGCTTGCGGGTCTTTTTCAGCTCTATTTTTAGGCCTTTTGGGGTCTTTTCGGAGTAGCCGGTCATACCGTGGAGCGGCACCAGCAGAGGATGAAAAAAGCTGCTAAGGTCAGGTAACTTATCCTACATCTGCGCCGCTCAAACCCGAAAGACAGCCCAAGGATTTTGCTTTAAGGCAGAGAACGGATTCTAAGCGAGCAGGTAAGCAATCTTCGCGAAAAGACTGCAGCGGAGTCGGGTTGGAAACAGGACGTTTCCAACCGGCCATTGAGCAGGAGCGATTTGGCCGGGCACCCGACAGAGCGAAGGTCTTGAGCGATTAGATTGCTCCGCGCTGCTTATGGAGTGAACGCCGAAAGCAAAATCCTGGAGAATTAGCTTTTAGGTTTTTTTAGAGTAGCGCCTCTAAGCGATCCAGCAGACTGGTGAAGACCTGAAGAGCCTCCCTTACCGGAACCGGAGTCTCCATATCGACGCCTGCCTTGCGCAGCAGCTCAATCGGGTAGTCGGAGCTGCCACTGGATAGAAATTTAAGGTAACGCTCCACTGCCGGTTCTCCTTCATCAAGAATTTTTCTCGCTAAAGCTGTGGCTGCAGAGAATCCTGTAGCGTATTTATAGACATAAAATGCATTGTAAAAATGAGGAATTCTTGCCCATTCCATCGCAATTTGCGGGTCCATCACCACATCCGGTCCATAGTAATCCGTATTGAGCTGAAGATATATACTGGAGAGTAATTCAGCAGTCAAAGCTTCCCCCTGTTCAACCATGGCATGGGTCTTCTTTTCAAATTCAGCAAACATGGTCTGACGGAAAACAGTACCTCTGAATTGCTCCAGATAATGATTGAGCAAATAAGCCAACAATTTGGGATCTTCCGTGGTTTTGAGCAAGTGCTCCATAACTAAGGCTTCATTGAGAGTAGATGCCACTTCCGCTACAAAGATCTTGTAACCGGCATAGATATGAGGCTGAGTACGGTTGGAAAAATAAGTGTGGAGTGAATGCCCCATCTCATGGGCAATCGTAAACATCGAATCCAAAGTATCCTGATGATTAAGCAGTACATAAGGGTGGGAGCGGTAGGTCCCCCAGGAATAAGCGCCACTGGTTTTTCCCTGGTTTTCATAGACATCAATCCAGTGAGAAGTGAACCCTTCTTCTAAAACCTTACGATATTCAGATCCTAAGGGTTTGAGCCCTTCCAAACACATATCCACAGCCTCTTGATAAGGGATCGTCATCTTGGCTTCAGAGACAATGGGAACATAAATATCATACATATGTAAGTCGTCCAGCCCCAATGCTTTCTTTCTCAGCTTCACATAACGATGCATTTCCGGTAAAAACTCACGGACTGTATCAATCAAGGCATCATAGACCGTCAGGGGAACCTTATCATCATGTAAGGAAGCCTCTATAGCCGAGGGGTACCGTCTGGCCTTGGCAAAAAAGGCGTCCCCTTTAATATTGGAATTAAGTATAGCTGCCCAGGTATTAATTTGTTTTTGGTAAGTGCCATATAAGGTTTCGAAAGCTTCCTGACGTACTCGTCGATCTTCGCTTTCCATGAACTGAATATAATTTCCCTTGGTGAGTTCGACTTCCTCACCCTTCTCATTTTTAATACTGGGAAATTTAAGGTCAGCATTATTGGCCATACCAAAAATAGTGCTGGGACCTTCAGCTATTTCCCCCATTTCAGCCAGCAACTTTTCCTCTTGAGAGCTTAATACATGTTCACGTTTACGCAAGATATCCTCTAAGGCGTGGTCATAAAGAGTTATTTTTTCATTGGTTTTACGAAATCCTTCCAGCCTTCCTTCCGGTAAAGCGAGAATTTCCGGAACGACAAAAGCTAAGGCGCTCCCCACTCGGACAGAAAGAGCACCGGCCCGATCCGTTAAAGCCTGATAACGAGAGTTTCGATTGTCTTCATCCCGGCGCATCCTTGCATAGGTATAGATTTCACCTACACTTTGCCCCACTTCATTCATCCATTCAAAGCAGGCCAACAAAGTTTCTACACTATCTCCCAAATGTCCTTTGAAGGCTTCAGCCCGTTCTAAGAGCTTCTCTGCTTTAAGAAATTCTTCTTCCCAAGCTTGATCACTAGGGAAAATATCCTCAAGATGCCATTTATATTGCTCAGGGATTTCCGAACGTGTTTTTAGTTTAGCTTGTTCCATAATCATTCCCTCCTTACTGACTTACCCTACCTGCTTATTATACACAGGATGGGGAAAATTTAGCAAAATTATTGTTAAAGAAAACCCGGCTTCGCCGTGCCTTTGATCCATACCTCCAGTGAGGCGAAGTCGTTGGTTGCCCTTATGCTTAGAAAGTATATAACGCAAGTTTATACTTTCAGATAGTGCAATAAAAAGTGAAACAGGCAGCGTACGTTCCACTGCCTGTTTCTGCCACCTCGTCCACCTATCTCCCAGGAAGGTTCCCCAACCTTCCACACATATTTTAACGTGCTTGTAAGGTTTCTGCAAGTTCAAAGTATACAAATATCTTAAATATCAAGAATTTACTAAGACGATTCCCCCTGGGCGCAAGATTTTCCCCTCAGCATGTATTGGTTAAAAAGTTTTCCTTTTCAATTGGCAAAGTTCCTGATATAATTGATAAAATTGAATTCAAAAATTAATTAATAACGATGAAAGAGAGCATCTGTTAGCCCAGACCTTCAGGGAACTAAAGTCAGAGACTGGAAGCTTTAGTGGTTGCTGGTAACAGAGATTCACTCTGGAGTTGCGTTCCTGAACTCAAAGTAGGGAGCGTCGGCGGCTTCCGTTAAGAGCCTTGATTCATTCTATGATCATGTAAGAGGCTGTTTTAGATACAGCAAAAAGGGTGGTACCGCGTGACTTAGCTCGTCCCTTATTTAGGGGTGAGTTAAGTCTTTTTTCATTTAGAATCAGAACAAGATGAGGAGGATAAGACTATGAACATTGGCTATCTGGGGCCTAAG
Coding sequences within it:
- the pepF gene encoding oligoendopeptidase F; protein product: MEQAKLKTRSEIPEQYKWHLEDIFPSDQAWEEEFLKAEKLLERAEAFKGHLGDSVETLLACFEWMNEVGQSVGEIYTYARMRRDEDNRNSRYQALTDRAGALSVRVGSALAFVVPEILALPEGRLEGFRKTNEKITLYDHALEDILRKREHVLSSQEEKLLAEMGEIAEGPSTIFGMANNADLKFPSIKNEKGEEVELTKGNYIQFMESEDRRVRQEAFETLYGTYQKQINTWAAILNSNIKGDAFFAKARRYPSAIEASLHDDKVPLTVYDALIDTVREFLPEMHRYVKLRKKALGLDDLHMYDIYVPIVSEAKMTIPYQEAVDMCLEGLKPLGSEYRKVLEEGFTSHWIDVYENQGKTSGAYSWGTYRSHPYVLLNHQDTLDSMFTIAHEMGHSLHTYFSNRTQPHIYAGYKIFVAEVASTLNEALVMEHLLKTTEDPKLLAYLLNHYLEQFRGTVFRQTMFAEFEKKTHAMVEQGEALTAELLSSIYLQLNTDYYGPDVVMDPQIAMEWARIPHFYNAFYVYKYATGFSAATALARKILDEGEPAVERYLKFLSSGSSDYPIELLRKAGVDMETPVPVREALQVFTSLLDRLEALL